Proteins from a single region of Nerophis ophidion isolate RoL-2023_Sa linkage group LG10, RoL_Noph_v1.0, whole genome shotgun sequence:
- the LOC133561271 gene encoding oocyte zinc finger protein XlCOF22-like gives MNARQEERPLQQQEDPQPPHIKEEEEEVWMSQEEEFLPGQEEADVSKFPLTVVSVKTEEHEDKPPESSQLHHSPNVCEEHLLPEQQKWSFRMEPQPSHIKKEKKHPLIPHFKAEEDDPLTTHIKEEEEDSLTPNFKKEEEKPLITHFKEEEEDLLTPYFKEEEEDQEPPHIKEEEEEEGISQPKWLEEFPVTGVPVKSEDDEVKGESEERGGGEPPSSSSTQHMTTEADGDHCGGSQADKLLAPLSDSEDTTSHSPDTDDEDSKDDKTCHTDNTHFTSSHCHKTFKYHCRLKSHMRTHTGEKPFSCSICGKGFTQSINLKVHMRTHTCEKRFSCSTCGKGFTQSQSLKIHIRTHTREKPFSCSLCSKGFTQSINLKVHMRTHTSEKPFSCSICGKGFRESQHLKRHMRTHTGEKPFSCSNCGKHFTQRPDLKVHMRTHTGEKPFSCSICGKDFTQRPHLKVHMRTHTGEKPFSCSICGKDFTRRENFKKHMRIHTGEKPFPVQSAVNILRNGTI, from the exons atgaacgctcgtcaagaagaacgtccccttcagcagcaggaggatccacagcccccccacattaaagaggaagaggaggaagtgtggatgagtcaggaggaAGAGTTTCTtccagggcaggaggaggctgatgtcagcaagtttccactgactgttgtctctgtgaagactgaagagcatgaagacaaaccacctgagtcctcacagcttcatcacagtccaa acgtctgtgaagaacatcttctccctgagcaacagaagtggagcttcaggatggagccacagccctcccacattaaaaaggaaaagaaacacccactgatcccccattttaaagcggaagaggatgacccactgaccactcacatcaaagaggaagaggaggactcattgacccccaattttaaaaaggaagaggagaagccactaataacccattttaaagaggaagaggaggacctactgaccccctactttaaagaggaagaggaggaccaagagccgccgcacattaaagaggaagaggaggaagagggcatcagtcagcctaaatggttggaggagttcccagtgactggtgtccctgtgaagagtgaagatgatgaggtgaaaggtgaaagtgaggagaggggagggggggagcctccaagcagcagctcaacacaacacatgacaacagaagctgatggagaccactgtggaggatcacaagcagacaagctcttagctccactatcagatagtgaggacacaacgtcacactctcctgacactgatgatgaagactctaaagatgataagacatgtcacactgacaacactcacttcacatcttctcactgtcacaaaacctttaaataccattgtcgtctaaaatcacacatgagaacacacactggagaaaaacctttctcttgttcaatctgtggtaaaggttttacacaaagtatcaatttgaaagtacacatgagaacacacacttgtgaaaaacgtttttcctgttcaacctgtggtaaaggttttacacaaagtcagagtttgaaaatacatattagaacacacactagagaaaaacctttttcttgttcactctgtagtaaaggttttacacaaagtatcaatttgaaggtacacatgagaacacacaccagtgaaaaacctttttcctgttcaatctgtggtaaaggttttagagaaagtcaacatttgaaaagacacatgagaacacacactggtgaaaaacctttttcatgttcaaactgcggtaaacattttactcagaggccagatttaaaagtacacatgagaacacacactggagaaaaacctttttcatgttctatctgtggtaaagattttactcagaggccacatttgaaagtacacatgagaacacacactggagaaaaacctttttcatgttcaatctgcggtaaagattttactcgaagggaaaatttcaaaaagcacatgagaatacacactggagaaaaaccttttcctgttcaatctgcagtaaatattttgcgcaacggcactatttga